Part of the Plectropomus leopardus isolate mb unplaced genomic scaffold, YSFRI_Pleo_2.0 unplaced_scaffold883, whole genome shotgun sequence genome, cctcttcctcctcctgctcctgctcctcctcttcctcctgctcctcctgctcctcctcctcctcctgctcctgctccttctCAGCCGGCCTGTCAGTCAGCGTATGATGGAGACCTCCATCAGCTGTATCATGTCCTCAGAGAAGACACCAAACAGCTGAACGTCCAGGAGACGTACGGCGGGGACACGCCGCTCATCGCGGCCTGTCGCAGAGGACACGTGAGGGTTGTCCAGTACCTGCTGGACAACGGGGCGGACGTCCACCTGACCAATGAGGTGCATTCAGCAGATGATGTCATCACGTAGCTGTCCCCCACTGGTCTCTAACGTggagtgtgtctttgtgtctcagaAACAGAGGACGTGTCTTCATTATGTGTCCAAGAGGACGTTCACTCTGCTGGATTACCTCATGATCTCCATCCTCATGCCCATCCTGCTGCTGGGATACTTCCTCATGGTACGCACACCTGCATCTTTatgttcatgtatttatttatatttatgtgtgcgtgtttattaaattcattt contains:
- the LOC121940484 gene encoding ankyrin repeat domain-containing protein 22-like isoform X1 encodes the protein MGLVYSEPACQSAYDGDLHQLYHVLREDTKQLNVQETYGGDTPLIAACRRGHVRVVQYLLDNGADVHLTNEKQRTCLHYVSKRTFTLLDYLMISILMPILLLGYFLMLQKQRQSMSLMEAVLSSDVNIDAVDYKGNTALHYVCQRKSHRLVPLLLEKNANTNIQNNVRTQTHHDNESKITYVHKHTTTMNPK
- the LOC121940484 gene encoding ankyrin repeat domain-containing protein 22-like isoform X2, which gives rise to MGLVYSEPACQSAYDGDLHQLYHVLREDTKQLNVQETYGGDTPLIAACRRGHVRVVQYLLDNGADVHLTNEKQRTCLHYVSKRTFTLLDYLMISILMPILLLGYFLMKGNTALHYVCQRKSHRLVPLLLEKNANTNIQNNVRTQTHHDNESKITYVHKHTTTMNPK